A window from Streptomyces sp. NBC_00299 encodes these proteins:
- the sigJ gene encoding RNA polymerase sigma factor SigJ translates to MNDTEALADSFEEHRGRLRAVAYRMLGSLAEAEDAVQEAWLKLSRSDAGAIENLGAWLTTVVGRVCLDMLRSRTRRHEEPLDDTFVPDPVIRPLSTIDPEQEVLQADSVGLALLVVLEALEPAERIAFVLHDMFAVPFDDIAPIVERSSAATRQLASRARRRVRGATPSSEPDLGRQRQVLDAFMAASRAGDFEALLAVLDPDVVLRADSGPLVRGAAASKVVRGAKPVAEQALLFAQFARYAQLVLVNGEIGVVHAPEGRTQSVMGVTVADGRITHMFILADPDRLGGLDLTGLDG, encoded by the coding sequence GTGAACGACACGGAAGCGCTGGCGGACAGCTTCGAGGAGCACCGCGGCCGTCTCAGGGCGGTCGCCTACCGCATGCTCGGCTCACTCGCCGAGGCGGAGGACGCCGTCCAGGAGGCCTGGCTGAAGCTGAGCCGCAGCGACGCGGGCGCCATCGAGAACCTCGGCGCCTGGCTGACCACGGTCGTCGGCCGGGTCTGCCTGGACATGCTGCGCTCGCGCACCCGGCGCCACGAGGAGCCCCTGGACGACACCTTCGTCCCCGATCCCGTGATCAGACCGCTGTCGACGATCGATCCCGAGCAGGAGGTTCTCCAGGCCGACTCGGTGGGCCTGGCACTGCTGGTGGTGCTGGAGGCGCTGGAGCCCGCCGAGCGGATCGCGTTCGTGCTGCACGACATGTTCGCGGTGCCCTTCGACGACATCGCGCCGATCGTGGAACGCTCCTCGGCCGCCACCCGGCAGCTGGCCAGTCGCGCCCGGCGCCGGGTGCGGGGCGCGACGCCGTCGTCCGAGCCCGACCTCGGCAGACAGCGGCAGGTCCTCGACGCCTTCATGGCGGCCTCCCGCGCGGGGGACTTCGAGGCGCTGCTCGCGGTCCTCGACCCGGACGTGGTGCTGCGCGCGGACTCCGGGCCGCTGGTCCGCGGTGCGGCGGCGTCGAAGGTGGTGCGCGGTGCGAAGCCGGTGGCCGAACAGGCGCTGCTGTTCGCTCAGTTCGCGCGGTACGCGCAGCTCGTGCTGGTCAACGGGGAGATCGGGGTCGTCCACGCACCCGAGGGGCGGACGCAGTCGGTCATGGGCGTCACCGTCGCCGACGGCCGCATCACGCACATGTTCATCCTGGCGGACCCCGACCGGCTCGGCGGCCTCGATCTGACGGGCCTCGACGGCTGA
- a CDS encoding PIG-L deacetylase family protein produces MTEPTITQLKPMPDDWQRALAVVAHPDDLEYGCSAAVAAWTDAGREVTYVLATRGEAGIDTLEPAKCAPLREREQQASAAVVGVSAVEFLDHKDGVIEYGIDLRRDIAAAIRRHRPELVITLNHRDTWGGVAWNTPDHVAVGRATLDAAGDAGNRWIFPELIEQGLEPWNGVRWVAVAGSSTPTHAVDATAGLERAVRSLLEHRTYIEVLTSEDPETYARGFLTANAEALGERFGGKPAVAFELFGR; encoded by the coding sequence ATGACCGAGCCGACGATCACTCAGCTGAAGCCCATGCCGGACGACTGGCAGCGCGCGCTCGCCGTCGTCGCGCACCCGGACGACCTCGAGTACGGCTGCTCGGCGGCGGTCGCCGCCTGGACCGACGCCGGCCGCGAGGTCACCTACGTCCTCGCGACCCGCGGCGAGGCCGGCATCGACACCCTGGAACCCGCGAAGTGCGCACCGCTGCGGGAGCGCGAGCAGCAGGCCAGCGCGGCCGTCGTGGGCGTGTCGGCGGTGGAGTTCCTCGACCACAAGGACGGTGTGATCGAGTACGGCATCGACCTGCGCCGCGACATCGCCGCCGCGATCCGCAGGCACCGGCCCGAGCTGGTGATCACGCTCAACCACCGGGACACCTGGGGCGGCGTCGCCTGGAACACCCCGGACCATGTGGCGGTCGGCCGCGCGACGCTGGACGCGGCCGGCGACGCGGGCAACCGCTGGATCTTCCCGGAGCTCATCGAGCAGGGCCTGGAGCCCTGGAACGGCGTCCGCTGGGTGGCCGTCGCCGGCTCCAGCACCCCCACGCACGCGGTGGACGCGACGGCGGGCCTGGAGCGGGCGGTGCGCTCGCTGCTCGAACACCGCACCTACATCGAGGTGCTGACGAGCGAGGACCCGGAGACGTACGCCCGCGGCTTCCTCACCGCGAACGCCGAGGCGCTGGGGGAGCGGTTCGGCGGGAAGCCGGCGGTGGCGTTCGAACTGTTCGGCCGGTAG
- a CDS encoding pentapeptide repeat-containing protein encodes MQDQMFDRAGLHGDCANCFGLCCVALPFAASADFAVDKAAGKPCHNLRDDHRCGIHDRLRQTGFTGCTVYDCFGAGQKVSQVTFDGQDWRTGSREHARQMFDVFPVVRQLHELLWYLTEALALPAARPLHADLRRILERTEELTRGTPQDLAALDVAAHRQDVNVLLLKTSELARAGIGGGRKKNRRGADLMGARLRGADLRGANLRGACLIAADLTGADLRGADLIGADLRDTDLTDADLTDAFFLTQPQLNAARGSAGTRLPASVGRPVHWTADV; translated from the coding sequence ATGCAAGATCAGATGTTCGACCGGGCCGGCCTGCACGGTGACTGCGCCAACTGCTTCGGGCTGTGCTGTGTGGCCCTGCCCTTCGCCGCGTCGGCCGACTTCGCGGTCGACAAGGCGGCCGGGAAACCCTGTCACAACCTCCGTGACGACCACCGGTGCGGCATCCACGACCGGCTCCGGCAGACCGGTTTCACCGGCTGCACCGTCTACGACTGCTTCGGCGCCGGCCAGAAGGTCTCACAGGTCACCTTCGACGGACAGGACTGGCGGACGGGCTCGCGTGAGCACGCCCGGCAGATGTTCGACGTCTTCCCGGTCGTCCGTCAGCTCCACGAACTGCTGTGGTACCTCACCGAGGCACTCGCCCTGCCCGCCGCCCGCCCCCTCCACGCCGACCTGCGGCGCATCCTGGAGAGGACCGAGGAACTCACCCGGGGGACCCCGCAGGACCTCGCGGCACTGGACGTGGCCGCGCACCGGCAGGACGTCAACGTGCTCCTGCTCAAGACCAGCGAACTGGCCAGGGCCGGCATCGGCGGCGGGCGCAAGAAGAACCGCCGGGGCGCGGACCTGATGGGCGCCCGGCTGAGGGGCGCCGACCTGCGGGGCGCGAACCTGCGCGGCGCCTGCCTCATCGCCGCCGACCTGACCGGCGCCGATCTGCGCGGCGCGGACCTCATCGGCGCCGACCTGCGCGACACCGACCTCACGGACGCCGATCTGACGGACGCCTTCTTCCTGACCCAGCCCCAGCTCAACGCGGCCCGGGGCAGCGCCGGCACACGGCTGCCCGCGTCAGTCGGCCGGCCTGTGCACTGGACAGCGGACGTCTGA